In Struthio camelus isolate bStrCam1 chromosome 3, bStrCam1.hap1, whole genome shotgun sequence, the DNA window AATGGTTAagatgtttgttttctctgtccGAGTGCAGCTAGAATGGGTATAGTCAATTCCTTAAAAATACAGTGTCTATCTAAAATAACAGAAGTTGTCCTGAATAGAATAGCGTGGCAAAGATGTGTAGCTAAAAAACCACTCCAGGCCGAGTGACATTGTAAGTATTTCAGCGTTATGAGCCTGAAGAGAGGCAGGGTCCCTGCAGTTCCTGTATCTGTATTGAAACTGTAGGGGTGTACTTGGAATATAAAGGGTCCTATTTCATCTGGGTAGAAATCCCTAAGATCCGAGTTTGGCTCTCAAAGCCATTGACTCTAGCTCTTTAAGGTTTTTCACACTGCAGGAGCAGGCAATTACATGGCGAGGTGCCTTTCTCTGAACCGTCCCGTCGTTTGTACGGAGCTGCACTTCTCGGTAAATACAGGGTTTCTCTCGAGCCAAATGGTGAGagcctgctttcctgtgaggcttAATATGAGAATCAAGAGAGTTAATGAAGCTTGCTTTCTTGACTCTTGTTTTATAAATCGTTGTCTCTCTCGTAGTTACCGCTGAAAGAAATTCGTTCAAGTGCAACGAGACTTTTGAGGCTTCCAGTGGGCTTTAAACTGCTTATCATGGGCCTTCAGAGGCTTTAAAACAAAGTCTCAAGTCTTGAAAATTACATGTAACTTGCAACTGAGGAGTAAAATACTGGTATCAGATGTTTTCAACTGTGTTTGCTCTTTGCACTTCTTTAAATTAAGAGCTTTTGAGAACACggtgcattttaattaaaatgtcacTGCAGCTGAGGCAAATCCTACCTGCTCAGGCTGCTAGTGTTACTGTGCTTTTATCCTGCTGTCAGCATGAAAGCGGCTGCGTGCAGTTAACCCTTGCTTGCTGCTGCCTTCTTCCTTCGCCCTTCTCAGAGCTGCTGCAAGGGTCAGCATGCCTCGGTGGCAAAGTCTCTTGTTACCTTTGGGTGTTTGGCTTTCTTGTGGCTAACTCCTGAAGCTGAAAAAGGGGCTTTGCTTTGTTGGAGTTtcttctacaaaagaaaaaaaaaaaggcagcagggggaggagggctgtTGCTGAGTGTTTGATGTGGCATGGACGGGAGGGAAAGGTAAAGCTCTTATCCCATGCCATTGGCATGTTAAGCCTGCACATTGTGATTCGTTATTGCTGCCATCAGATTTAAATCCCCGGGCACAAAAGCAGGGAAATTATTCCCATATCCTGTAGGATGTTGTTAAGTAGTCACCAGCTTAAAACGATTCCAGCCAATGTACACTTGCTGCCACTTGCCTGCTCTGCTCTTGCCCGTATCTCAAGGCAGGAATGTCGGTGCGGTGTGAGTGGCTTTGAGGTACGTGTGTGCTTTGAATCAGAGCTGCTCAGTGACGTCACCCCTGTTAAAGGTAGATCTCTGTAAAGTGGCCGTTCCCTCCTCTGCTTCTATTTTTAGCTTCGTCGCTGGTATGCCTTAACCTGCTTTCTGTGGCTTTGCTCTTTTGCTGAAATAGGGCAGAGGGCCTATGTAGAagtactgaagaaaatatttaacgCTTGGAACAAGCTGGAGCGTTAGTCAGAAAATCTCAGCTATGTCAGGAGGCTGCCACCTTCGGTCTGTGCGCCCGGCAGAGGCGGAGAGCCTCTTGGCTAGCAGTGGAGGAACTCGTTGTGGGTGACTTCTGCTACTAACACACCTCGTTCTATAGTCTCAGGGTTAACATCTAGCAATCTCTAAAGACAGCTGCAGAACATGATCCTTAACTTCTCCAAAAGCCTGCAGTAGGCAAGAGCAGGGAATACACCAGGGAATCCTCCAGTGTTGTCGTGCTGTTTTTATTGGGTGCTAACGCAATTTTGTTCTCCGCAGGATGAATTTGACAAGCTTCGACCTCTGTGCTACACCAACACGGACATCTTCTTGCTGTGCTTCAGCGTCGTGAGCCCTTCTTCCTTCCAGAACGTGAGTGAAAAGTGGGTTCCCGAAATCCGATGCCACTGCCCCAAAGCGCCTATCATCCTGGTTGGGACGCAGTCGGACCTCCGAGAGGATGTCAAAGTTCTCATTGAGCTGGACAAGTGCAAAGAAAAGCCGGTCTCGGAGGAGGCTGCGAAGCTCTGTGCTGAGGAAATAAAAGCTGCGTCCTACATCGAGTGCTCTGCTTTGACTCAGAAAAACCTCAAGGAGGTCTTTGATGCGGCCATTGTGGCTGGTATTCACTATTCGGATACCCAGCAGCAACCAAAGAAATCCAAGTGTAGGACTCCAGACAAGATGAAAAACCTCTCGAAATCCTGGTggaaaaaatactgctgttttgtATAGGAGTTGCAAGGACCCAAGTGCTACTCTGAGGAAATCAAATAGAGGCTATATTAGCTGAAATCTCATTCTGTGTTGTCCCGAGTGTATAGTGTAGATCCgtatgtatttgtatatgttGCTACTGGATGTTTCAGTTGCCCTTTTGAGGGTAGCAGAAGGATTCTTAGTTAAATAATTGCTATAAATCAGGTCTGGCATCAAGTTTCATGACTAAAATCTTTCATTAAGGAAGAAATGCGCCATGTGTCTGTGAAGTTAGAAGGATTTGTACAAAGGATTTGACTTCTTGTGCTATAATGCATACGCGATGGGGAGGAACAACTTGGAGGCCTTTGCTGCGAGGGCCATGCAGGAGAAACGTGCAAGTGACTGGAAACGTAGAGCTCTGTACCTGGACAGTTAAAGAGCAAAATAACACTGTGCCTCCTAACTgatatttttagctttaaaaacCCACTCCTGCTCTTTTCTCCATGTCTTCCCAAAGCAACATTCTTAGGgatcactttaaaaagaaagggcaTGCAAGAGGTGTGATCTGTGCGCAAATGCCGTAGTTGGAAAGGTCACGCGTATACCTCCAATATGCTGTTAGGGAATCTAATACATTAAGGAACTGACATCTCATTTGTCACCTCCTGACTTGAAAAtcgtttctcttctctttcccccattCTTCCCAGGCAGTTGTATGGAAGCCCAAGGAACATTAGTAAGCTTTAACTCATTACTTCGAATAGTAGTGAGTTCCTTTGTATTTATTCAGACATGACGACAGTTCATCTATTTCAGCTGAAAGGAATGTAAATGCTGTTGTGTTGAGTTTTTTAAGTTTTCGTTTCAGAGTTGTTACAAATATCCGTGCAGCACCACGTAAACTGCATCCGTTTTTAAGTCTACAACCAAGAGTTTCCAAATGCCCCTCCTCACCCTTTTTAGGCTgctaaacaaataagcaaatcaGGCAGATCAAGATTATGGCAAACTGAACTCTAGAAACTGAGACTGTTGTGTCTTCTTCATGATGCTGTTTTCAACCAAGTTAATGTTTCCCTTCTAAAGGCAGCAGTTGCTTGTCGTTGAATCTTGTCCAAGATCATACTCTGGAAATTGGCTGCGGTCACCCTGGAAATTTAACTGATAATTCTTTCCCAGATCAGTCCAACAAATTAAAGTGAAATATGCCTAAAAGGTTGCTGAGTGATTAACATAATGCCGAGCTGAGTGTGATCTACTCTCTGACTAAATCTGATTCCTGCTAAACTAAACCTGATTCCAGCCCCTCTTGGGTTCAGGAGACCTTTGGGGTAACGTGACTCTCTCTGCAAGCATCAATATTTTAACTTATTGTGCAGAAAACAGTTTgtgttgtctgtctgtctttttatgGCTCTGACTACTTTTTTTTATCTCGATATTTCAAGATCAAATTATATTCTGGCTCCCCCCGCCTCCCAGTGGCCATAGCCTTCAGGTGACCTTTTTCATAGTCTTAAACTAAACTGCAGTGACAGAAAAACCGAACCTTTTTTCATCATAAATGGATCAGTGCCTGATATAAAGAGGAACTGTGGAAGCCATTTGAATTGATAAAGCTAACCACAGTTTACCTCCTGGCCCATTAAGGAAAATGACACCATGTAAATGGATTCTGGGATGTATTGGCAAGCTCCATGAGCagtattttttcctccactgcagcaaaatGAATGCAGAATGCATAACATTCCAGTGCTGAAAACTTCCAAATGGAATGGAAATCTTTACATAGGGCCTGATTCAATAAAAATGTGTTGGCTTCTGCACTGGAACAGCCTGGAAAAGCAGTTTCCATAGCACAGAAGCTGGATGACTTTAACTTGGTTGCATCTGGTTCGTAATAGTTTAATGTTTACTGGTCATGACGTTAACATCTGAGCCGTTATATTTCATGCTCTAATGTTTGACAGGATTTCAGATACACAGTCATACTGTCATCTTGGGGAAAATATTAAGCCAAATTTCTCTTAGGTGCTTCGCTTCTCTGTAAAATGGTCTCAGTTGATCTAAAATGTGGATTTTGAAGGGGAAAGGCTTGCATCTGAGCAACTCCCACTTGCAAAAATAACAGAATTTGTCCTGCAAGATCAAAATGGTTTTTATCATGCCATACTGGAAGCAGTAGGTTATATTTTATAAGCAGCCTGTTTCATAGTCTGGAGTAGCATTACTTTTAAATGTAGCCAGCTGTGactgtttctgaaaatgtgatGTATATACAACTTGTTATAGCCCTTTACTAGGTGTATGTAAACTGAGGTCTAATAACTTTATGAATACTGCTCTACATGGGGCTACACAGGGTCTAGGTTTTagaatattacttttaaaatcacCAGTATTTTATGAGCGCAAGTGAGGGGGAAATGTCTCTATGTAGTCTATAATCTGATGTGCCTTATAAAGTTCTCTTCTGAGTGTAGGCtatattctgaaagaaatatttcatgtGAAAAATGATATAAATGAGGTATTCGGAAATAAATTCTGCTCCGCGTATGCGTCTGCCTCTTCTGGCCCCTCCGACTAGGCTGGAGGGAAGCGGCATCGCTTTTCTGAGCGCCGTTACGTAACGGTCAGGCCACGGCTCCTTGGGTCGCCTGAGGCCCGCGCTCCCTCGCGTAGCGGCGAGGGCTTCGGCGCTCAGAAAACAGCATCTTCCTCCCCTGCTTCCCCACCCCTTGGCTGCAGAAGGGGCGGCCGTGGGCTTTCTGCCTCGCGCCTGCcgcccctcccagcctctgcagAGGGCCCTAAAAATAGGTTTTAAattctggggctctgaccccgtGGCCGGAGCTGAGCCCTCTCCGCAGGCGCGCCGGGAGGGAGCGCGGCCGCCCTCGCTGGGCTGTACCCCGCCTCGCCGGCCCGCGCCCGTCGGGAGGagggcagcagcctgccttttctgCCAGGGCCTATGGCCCTTTTTCCTCCGTTCCTTCAGCTTTTCGTGCACGTTACGTACGGCAGCGGCCGATGCGCTCCCTTGTCCCCGCAGAGCTGAGGCggcgcagcggggccccggcAGCCTTTTGCCTCTGCCCGCTATCCAGGCGTCGAGGCCGACGGGCTCGCGGCACGGCGCCCCAGCCCCTCCGAAAGCGGGGCGGGTACGGCCCCTGCGCGGGCAAGAGGAGCGTAGCCCCTGCGGCAGAAACGTTGGGGAAAATTCAGACAAGCGCGACGTTTCCTGCTTAGTCTGATGTCCCCCAGGTGCCCCCGGGAAGCCACAGGTGgggatttggggaagagctgagcctcttctctcctgctctcagGGCCGGAGATCCCATTTCCCTTCGAGCTCAGTGCCTCAAGAGCAGCCCGCGTGCAGCCGTGGCCACGCACAGGATCTCGTACTAGGGCCGTGCTGAGCTGGAGGCGGACGTCTTGTTTGCTTGCGGGTGACCGTCGCCTTAGCACAGGAGCCCTGTGGCCCTTAGAGCACTTTGCTGTTTGTTGTACCACTCAAGGAAAGGTGTTTCACCCTGGGCTTGCCTTTGCAAACAGTTACCATCAGGAAGGAGATTCATATACCATCTTTCCTATTGTTCCTCGCTATTTGCAATAAAGTGTtgacttttctgtttcattaactAATGCAATGCAGACTGCTAGAAGGCTAATTTGCTTtgtgctgcctgcagcacagcgATCCTCTGTTAGCGCCTGAACTGTTTGCAGGGCTCATTTCTGCTAAGTACTTGCTGCTTAATTGCAGCTGCTAACGCTGGTGCCGTTGAAGAATCGGTTCTCATTGGTTTGTGCATGTAATCAGAAACACACATTGCTGAAATGAGATCAGGCCTCAGCTGGGCTGCTTAAATTCTGGGTGTACTCCCTGGAGGCAAACTCATCACACCTCTGCATGCTGACTTGCAGACAAAGAGACTGTGTTAGCTGAATGCTCTGAATCCACCGTTTCCAAATTCCCATGCAAAAGCGTCTTTGGCTTCAGAGACTAGCACTGCCTGTGGCTTGTTGCTCTTCTGCTATATGAGCGCCTCTCTTACGTATCCTAGCATATGGGCAACGCTAAGTGTGGATTTGCCAGTTCTGATAATCTTTTACATCATAGtaactttgtgtgtgtgcgtgctgctGTGATCAAAAGGCTTCTTTGGCTGCCCTGCTTGAGATACTGAATGAGGTGGCAGCTGAGGCTGGTAAGAGCATATTGAAGTAAGCCACTGTTTTCCAGGAGCACTGAAATCACTGCTACTATGTGATGAATGGAAGTTACCAACaaggcattttgattttttttttaagtgctttagaaaaaaatttttgcaGGGCAAAAAATGTCACCCTTACCATGTATTTTATGTGGTGGACACCTCTAAGGGTGTGATTGAGGGCTGTCTAGAGCTGAAGCCTTGACAAATGCAGCTTTTGGATCCAGCTGGGAGAGGGTATCTCCAAGGAAGCCTCACCACCCTCTTTGCTTATTTTATCCTTAGACATCAGTCAGTGACCACAGAGATGGAGAGACTGCTGGAGGGGATGGCCTCTTGGTCTGGTATGTGCAGCTGACCTGATATTGTTGTACATATTATGCTTAAACATTGaaccttggttaggcatgtgagTGACCTTATACATGAGCGACTCCTCTGAGCTCTAGTAGATAATCCACGTGCTCAAATGTCTGTGCGGAAGAGACCTCCATCAACTTCTGTGAGTGCTGGCCTGTAACGCGGCAAAGTAGGCAGCGGGGAAAAAGAACAGCTACTCAGAAAAGAGTAAGATATTATAAAGCTCAAAAGAACAGGCAAAGAGACTCCTGGGCCAGTGTAATAGAAACTACTTTTACCTACTTCAAGCATAAGTAGTTTAAAAGCTCAATTAGACAAACGCATGGAGGAATGAACAGCCCCAGTGAAGGCTGTTGAGTATAAAAATGCAACCTCGTTTTTAGGAAGTCCCAAAGCTGGGGATAGCTGGAAGGAGATATCATTGTGCAGACTAGAGGGAAAAATCACTCTGTGTTTGCTCAGTTCTTATATTCTTTCCCGGAGTATCTGCAGTGGCTAGGGACAGGATATGGGTTGAGGTGGACTTTTGGCATCATCCAGCACAGCTGTCCTAACgtatttaatgtttttgaaagaGCAGGATAGGTTTCCAGCCAACAGCAGGGTCTCGAGAACCAATAGGACCTTCTGAAGATTAAGCTTCCTGCATTGCTGGCAGCTAGTGGGAAGATGTAATACGATTAG includes these proteins:
- the RHOU gene encoding rho-related GTP-binding protein RhoU, producing the protein MPPQQEGEAGYISKPVPGGCEVPPVPPRRVRSGRAAAALGAALGGRCRAAGAGGAGAAGAGGAGAAAAAGAEPRRSIKCVLVGDGAVGKTSLVVSYTTNGYPTEYIPTAFDNFSAVVSVDGKPVRLQLCDTAGQDEFDKLRPLCYTNTDIFLLCFSVVSPSSFQNVSEKWVPEIRCHCPKAPIILVGTQSDLREDVKVLIELDKCKEKPVSEEAAKLCAEEIKAASYIECSALTQKNLKEVFDAAIVAGIHYSDTQQQPKKSKCRTPDKMKNLSKSWWKKYCCFV